From a region of the Falco peregrinus isolate bFalPer1 chromosome 5, bFalPer1.pri, whole genome shotgun sequence genome:
- the DDA1 gene encoding DET1- and DDB1-associated protein 1 isoform X1, protein MAAPPARAWEGSATRESRRRCLAGRAPLPHPARRGGRARGRLGPCRARTLRRPRPGPKRGQGGEGAAGAGADGWGPEADFLKGLPVYNKSNFSRFHADSVCKASNRRPSVYLPTREYPSEQIIVTEKTNILLRYLHQQWDKKNAAKKRDQEQVEIEGENSAPPRKIARTDSQDMNEDT, encoded by the exons ATGGCGGCACCCCCAGCCCGGGCCTGGGAGGGGAGCGCGACCCGGGAGTCCCGCCGCCGTTGCCTCGCCGGCCGCGCTCCGCTGCCCCACCCAGCCCGGCGAGGAGGGAGGGCCCGCGGCCGCCTCGGGCCCTGCAGGGCCCGCACCCTCCGGCGGCCCCGCCCGGGGCCTAagcgggggcaggggggcgagggggctgcgggggccggGGCAGACGGTTGGGGACCCGAG GCAGATTTTTTGAAAGGATTACCTGTCTACAACAAAAGCAACTTCAGCAGATTCCATGCGGATTCTGTATGTAAAGCATCG AATAGAAGACCATCAGTATATCTTCCCACGAGAGAATATCCGTCTGAACAAA tcatagtaacagaaaagacaaatataCTTCTGCGTTATTTACATCAGCAGTGGGACAAAAAG AATGCAGCAAAGAAGAGAGATCAAGAGCAAGTGGAAATAGAAGGTGAGAATTCGGCGCCACCACGGAAAATCGCTCGGACAGACAGCCAGGATATGAATGAGGACACTTAA
- the DDA1 gene encoding DET1- and DDB1-associated protein 1 isoform X2 — translation MADFLKGLPVYNKSNFSRFHADSVCKASNRRPSVYLPTREYPSEQIIVTEKTNILLRYLHQQWDKKNAAKKRDQEQVEIEGENSAPPRKIARTDSQDMNEDT, via the exons ATG GCAGATTTTTTGAAAGGATTACCTGTCTACAACAAAAGCAACTTCAGCAGATTCCATGCGGATTCTGTATGTAAAGCATCG AATAGAAGACCATCAGTATATCTTCCCACGAGAGAATATCCGTCTGAACAAA tcatagtaacagaaaagacaaatataCTTCTGCGTTATTTACATCAGCAGTGGGACAAAAAG AATGCAGCAAAGAAGAGAGATCAAGAGCAAGTGGAAATAGAAGGTGAGAATTCGGCGCCACCACGGAAAATCGCTCGGACAGACAGCCAGGATATGAATGAGGACACTTAA
- the MRPL34 gene encoding 39S ribosomal protein L34, mitochondrial: MAALGCFWPRAVGGRFLLLKQAAGCFFQLRPASVLSSPLELPLRSCLPLKPTGLGPSPVSSWNHQQIRTKARGNEYQPNNRKRKRTHGWIKRISTPGGIEVILRRMLKGRKSLTH, encoded by the exons ATGGCGGCGCTAGGCTGCTTTTGGCCCCGGGCTGTTGGCGGCAG atttTTACTATTGAAGCAAGCAGCAGGCTGCTTTTTCCAGCTCCGACCAGCCTCAGTACTCTCAAGTCCCCTGGAGCTCCCTCTCAGAAGCTGCCTCCCCTTGAAGCCCACAGGCCTCGGCCCCAGCCCCGTGTCCTCCTGGAACCACCAGCAGATCCGCACCAAAGCGCGTGGTAACGAGTACCAGCCCAACAACCGCAAGCGCAAACGAACCCACGGCTGGATCAAGCGCATCAGCACCCCGGGTGGCATCGAGGTCATCCTGCGGCGCATGCTGAAGGGCAGGAAGTCTCTGACCCACTGA
- the ABHD8 gene encoding protein ABHD8, giving the protein MLNSITDGLLCCLMGKTTNAVGPLDSVESSNGYSFMEVKPGRILRIRHSTPHRPAPEGPEETQPGGPERGMVHCKRKITVYRNGQLVIENLGDAVRSEILHCQNSLGEPNSTMELELSDLAGQAPAQGPAGTPGCGTREAAAAPGKRRKRKPKKVVNIDCKKQITSCKGTHSDVVLFFIHGVGGSLDIWKEQLDFFTKLGYEVVAPDLAGHGCSSAPQIAAAYTFYALAEDMRAVFKRYAKKRNILIGHSYGVSFCTFLAHEYPDLVHKVIMINGGGPTALEPSLCSIFNMPTCVLHCLSPCLAWSFLKAGFARQGAKEKQLLKEGNAFNVSSFVLRAMMSGQYWPEGDEVYHAELAVPVLLVHGMHDKFVPVEEDQRMAEILLIAFLKVIDEGSHMVMMECPETVNTLLHEFVLWEPETPAGDGQGEKK; this is encoded by the exons ATGCTGAACAGCATCACCGATgggctcctctgctgcctgATGGGCAAGACGACAAACGCCGTGGGGCCGCTGGACAGCGTTGAGTCCAGCAACGGCTACAGCTTCATGGAGGTGAAGCCAGGGAGGATCCTGCGGATCAGGCACAGCACACCCCACCGCCCAGCCCCAGAGGGGCCCGAGGAAACCCAGCCTGGGGGGCCAGAGCGGGGCATGGTGCACTGCAAGCGCAAGATCACCGTCTACCGCAACGGGCAGCTGGTGATCGAGAACCTGGGGGACGCCGTCCGCTCTGAGATCCTGCACTGCCAGAACAGCTTGGGGGAACCCAACAGCACCATGGAGCTGGAGCTCTCTGACCTGGCTGGCCAAGCTCCTGCCCAGGGTCCTGCCGGCACGCCGGGCTGCGGCACAcgggaagcagctgctgcccccgGCAAGCGTCGGAAGCGTAAACCCAAGAAAGTCGTCAACATCGACTGCAAGAAGCAGATCACGAGCTGCAAAGGGACACACAGTGACGTGGTCCTCTTCTTCATCCACGGCGTGGGCGGCTCACTGGACATCTGGAAGGAGCAGCTGGACTTCTTTACCAAGCTGGGCTACGAAGTGGTGGCTCCTGACCTGGCCGGCCatggctgcagctcagctccccAAATTGCCGCCGCGTACACCTTCTATGCGCTGGCGGAGGACATGAGGGCTGTCTTCAAGCGCTACGCAAAGAAGAGGAATATCTTGATAGGACACTCATATGG GGTGTCCTTCTGCACCTTCCTTGCCCACGAGTACCCAGACCTGGTCCATAAAGTGATCATGATCAACGGAGGGGGCCCGACAGCGCTGGAGCCCAGCCTCTGCTCCATCTTCAACATGCCCACCTGCGTCTTGCATTGCCTGTCCCCGTGCCTGGCCTGGAGCTTCCTCAA GGCTGGCTTCGCTCGCCAGGGTGCcaaagagaagcagctgctgaaggaaggCAATGCCTTCAACGTGTCCTCCTTTGTGCTGCGTGCCATGATGAGCGGCCAATACTGGCCGGAGGGCGACGAGGTTTACCACGCGGAGCTGGCCGTGCCTGTGCTCcttgtgcacggcatgcacgACAAGTTCGTCCCGGTGGAGGAGGACCAGCGCATGGCTGAG ATCCTGCTGATTGCCTTCCTGAAGGTGATTGACGAGGGCAGCCACATGGTGATGATGGAGTGTCCTGAGACAGTGAACACGCTGCTCCACGAGTTCGTCCTGTGGGAGCCCGAGACACCAGCTGGGGACGGGCAAGGGGAGAAGAAATAA
- the ANKLE1 gene encoding ankyrin repeat and LEM domain-containing protein 1: MSPSRRMANKPLTWLGSRGTRSVPGGGPLRKLPGSTAVEPGGPAVPLSPAGCSTHCSKEHLEDEERGQAPTERHSPGTEATTSPGDTVVQDGRVCMAPLRPLSDEGLRRRLRALGDNPGPVTELTRDTRGGQQGESQGSPPAWLSGPHGAGVGLTVLPDASTAAPGHSPELAAALRTGRIPDCAQDELVLAQQFDCSDQRWHWREGLVKSSFNYLLLDPRTTQNLPLRSHHLSPAECFRTFVKAIFYVGKGTRARPYCHLTEALSQHRAGTQKGCPKVRRILEIWARGQGVISVHCFQSTLPVEAYTRESCLVEALGLQTITNQRKGHCYGTVASWPAERRRRLGVHMLHRVMRIFLAEGERQLRPADIQGGR; the protein is encoded by the exons ATGTCCCCCTCCCGCAGGATGGCAAACAAGCCGCTGACCTGGCTTGGATCCCGTGGGACTCGCAGCGTGCCCGGGGGTGGCCCCCTGAGGAAG ctgccaggcagcactgcGGTGGAGCCAGggggcccagctgtgccactcTCGCCcgctggctgcagcacccactgctCCAAGGAGCATCTTGAGGATGAGGAGCGGGGACAGGCACCCACCGAGCGGCACAGTCCTGGCACAGAGGccaccaccagccctggggacaccgtGGTCCAGGATGGGCGAGTGTGCATGGCACCACTGCGGCCCCTCTCAGATGAAGGTCTCCGCCGGCGGCTGCGGGCGCTGGGGGACAACCCGGGGCCCGTCACGGAGCTCACCAG ggaCACCAGGGGAGGCCAGCAGGGGGAGTCCCAGGGATCCCCCCCAGCCTGGTTGTCCGGTCCCCATGGTGCTGGTGTGGGGCTCACAGTGCTCCCCGATGCTAGCACGGCCGCTCCAGGGCACAGCCCcgagctggcagctgccctgcGGACCGGCCGCATCCCCGACTGTGCCCAGGATGAGCTGGTGCTGGCCCAGCAGTTTGACTGCTCCGACCAGCGCTGGCACTGGCGGGAAGGGCTGGTCAAGTCCAGCTTCAACTACCTCCTTCTTGACCCCAG GACCACCCAGAACCTGCCACTCCGCTCCCACCACCTGAGCCCAGCTGAGTGCTTCAGGACCTTTGTCAAAGCCATTTTCTACGTGGGCAAGGGGACACGTGCTCGGCCATACTGCCACCTCACCGAGGCACTGAGCCAGCACCGTGCTGGGACACAGAAG GGCTGCCCCAAGGTGCGGCGCATCCTGGAGATCTGGGCGAGAGGGCAGGGTGTCATCTCGGTGCACTGCTTCCAGAGCACGCTGCCAGTGGAGGCTTACACGCGGGAGAGCTGCCTCGTGGAGGCTCTGG ggctgcaaacCATCACCAACCAGAGGAAGGGGCACTGCTATGGCACGGTGGCGAGCTGGCCGGCGGAGCGGCGCAGGCGCCTGGGTGTTCACATGCTGCACAGGGTCATGCGCATCTTTCTGGCTGAGGGTGAGCGGCAGCTCCGGCCGGCAGACATCCAGGGTGGGCGCtga
- the BABAM1 gene encoding LOW QUALITY PROTEIN: BRISC and BRCA1-A complex member 1 (The sequence of the model RefSeq protein was modified relative to this genomic sequence to represent the inferred CDS: deleted 1 base in 1 codon), which translates to MCLGSFVPSPPAPVPAAMERSCLMDTSEPGSAAEEEEEKVPEPRPRTRSNPEGAEDRALSAQASVGNRSEGEGEAASTDDSPQGTAAPDGTAWPGPAPPAEVQVKTPRVNCPEKVIICLDLAEEMALPKLESFNGSKTNALNISQKMIEMFVRTKHKIDKCHEFALVVVNNDATWLSGFTSDPREVCSCLYDLETVICKSFNLEGLFNLIQQKIELPVTENIQTIPPPYVVRTILVFGRPGCQPQFSMSEQMKKMLQCPYFFFDVVYIHNGTEEKDDETSWKEMYSFFSSLDTKGTNYKYEVSLAGPAVELHNCMAKLLAHPLQRPFQTHAAYGLLEEDEPPEIEATV; encoded by the exons ATGTGCCTGGGCTCCTTCGTGCCCAG ccccccggcgcCGGTCCCAGCGGCCATGGAGCGCAGCTGCCTGATGGACACCTCGGagccgggcagcgccgccgaggaggaggaggagaaggtgccGGAGCCTCGGCCCAGGACCCGCTCCAACCCCGAGGGTGCTGAGGACCGGGCGCTGAGCGCCCAGGCCAGCGTGGGCAACCGCAGCGAGGGGGAGGGCGAGGCGGCCAGCACCGATGACAGCCCCCAGGGCACAGCTGCGCCCGACGGCACCGCCTGGCctggccccgcgccccccgccgaGGTCCAGGTCAAGACCCCGCGGGTGAACTGCCCCGAGAAGGTG ATCATCTGCCTGGACCTGGCGGAGGAGATGGCGCTGCCCAAGCTGGAGTCCTTCAACGG GTCCAAGACCAACGCGCTGAACATCTCCCAGAAGATGATCGAGATGTTTGTCAGGACGAAGCACAAGATCGACAAGTGCCACGAGTTCGCACTGGTGGTGGTCAACAACGACGCCACGTGG CTCTCAGGGTTCACCTCGGACCCCCGCGAGGTCTGCAGCTGCCTCTACGACCTGGAGACCGTCATCTGCAAGTCATTCA ATCTGGAAGGGCTCTTCAACCTGAT CCAGCAGAAGATTGAGCTGCCGGTGACAGAGAACATCCAGACCATCCCACCGCCCTATGTGGTGCGGACCATCCTGGTGTTTGGCCGCcccggctgccagccccagtTCTCCATGTCGGAGCAGATGAAG aagatgctgcagtGTCCCTACTTCTTCTTCGACGTGGTGTACATCCACAATGGGACGGAGGAGAAGGACGATGAGACGAGCTGGAAG gaGATGTACAGCTTCTTCAGCAGCCTGGACACCAAAGGCACCAACTACAAGTACGAGGTGTCGCTGGCG GGGCCGGCCGTGGAGCTGCACAACTGCATGGCCAAGCTGCTGGCGCACCCGCTGCAGCGCCCCTTCCAGACGCACGCGGCATACGGGCTCCTGGAGGAGGACGAGCCCCCTGAGATCGAAGCCACAGTCTGA